A stretch of the Aneurinibacillus migulanus genome encodes the following:
- a CDS encoding aspartyl-phosphate phosphatase Spo0E family protein, with amino-acid sequence MNRKESNNMSLMLEIEQKRSRMLEVAKQKGFNLLHPDVLRASQELDKLIEKQMKQIRKRNEQTE; translated from the coding sequence ATGAACAGGAAGGAATCTAATAATATGAGCCTTATGCTTGAGATAGAACAGAAGCGATCAAGGATGTTAGAAGTGGCTAAACAAAAAGGCTTCAATCTACTACATCCAGATGTTCTCCGGGCCAGTCAAGAACTGGACAAGTTGATTGAAAAGCAAATGAAACAAATTCGTAAAAGAAACGAGCAGACAGAATAA